From Strix uralensis isolate ZFMK-TIS-50842 unplaced genomic scaffold, bStrUra1 scaffold_131, whole genome shotgun sequence, the proteins below share one genomic window:
- the LOC141938513 gene encoding galectin-5-like, with protein sequence MDSQPPIINPSVPFLGYIFGGLSRGRMVIIQGQVRPKAQSISQYPSVPPSISQYPPVPPPSSHTPGLAGCHGEGQRFTVALRCMGGDVALRLNARLGWGVTLGCNAQLGGLWGHEELCTPPPRGLSPGGALEILINAQERGYQVAVNGQHALEFRHRLPLNSVQALDVTGDVTLTCVTFTGPPGGAGGDI encoded by the exons ATGGACTCGCAGCCCCCCATCATCAACCCC AGCGTCCCCTTCCTGGGGTACATCTTCGGGGGGCTGAGCAGGGGGAGGATGGTGATAATCCAGGGGCAGGTCCGGCCCAAGGCACAGAG tatctcccagtACCCCTCAGTAccccccagtatctcccagtaccccccagtaccCCCTCCCAGCAGCCACACCCCAGGACTGGCCGGGTGCCATGGGGAAGGGCAAAG GTTCACGGTGGCCCTGCGCTGCATGGGGGGGGATGTCGCCCTGCGGCTGAACGCCCGTCTCGGCTGGGGGGTCACCCTGGGGTGCAACGCgcagctgggggggctgtgggggcacgAGGAGCTctgcacccccccgccccgtggcctcagccccgggggggccctCGAGATCCTCATCAACGCCCAGGAGCGCGGCTACcag GTGGCAGTGAACGGGCAGCACGCGCTGGAGTTCCGGCACCGCCTGCCCCTCAACAGCGTCCAGGCCCTCGATGTCACCGGTGATGTCACCCTCACCTGTGTCACCTTCACC GGACCTCCAGGGGGGGCGGGTGGGGACATCTAG